A window of Mixophyes fleayi isolate aMixFle1 chromosome 10, aMixFle1.hap1, whole genome shotgun sequence contains these coding sequences:
- the LRRC4C gene encoding leucine-rich repeat-containing protein 4C, whose product MLNKMTLHPQQMMIGPRFNRALFDPLFIVLLALQLLVVAGLVRAQTCPSVCSCSNQFSKVICTRRNLREVPDGISTNTRQLNLHENQIQIIKVDSFKHLRHLEVLQLSRNHIRTIEIGAFNGLANLNTLELFDNRLTTIPNGAFEYLSKLKELWLRNNPIESIPSYAFNRIPSLRRLDLGEMKRLSYISEGAFEGLSNLKYLNLGMCNLREIPNLTPLVKLDELDLSGNHLAVLRPGSFQGLTHLQKLWIMHSQIQVIERNAFDDLQSLVELNLAHNNLTLLPHDLFTPLHNLQRIQLHHNPWNCNCDILWLSWWLKEIVTTGSTCCARCSTPASLKGTHIAELDQNYFTCYAPVILEPPTDLNVTEGMAAELKCRASTSLTYVSWITPNGSIMTHGAYKVRISVLNDGTLNFTNVTARDTGLYTCIVSNSAGNTTASATLNVTATDTGYSYFSTVTVETMEPSQDEARTTEHHVGPTPVLDWETTNATISLMPHSTRSTEKPFTVPVTDANSGMPGIDEVMKTTKIIIGCFVAITLMAAVMLVIFYKMRKQHHRKNHHAPTRTVEIINVDDELTADTPIESHLPMPAIEHEHLNHYNSYKSPFNHTTTVNTINSIHSSVHEPLLIRANSKDNVQETQI is encoded by the coding sequence ATGTTGAACAAGATGACATTACATCCACAGCAGATGATGATAGGTCCTAGGTTTAACAGGGCCTTATTTGACCCCCTTTTTATTGTGCTGTTGGCTCTTCAGCTTCTCGTGGTGGCCGGCTTGGTTAGAGCTCAGACCTGCCCTTCCGTATGTTCCTGCAGCAACCAGTTCAGCAAAGTCATTTGCACGCGGAGAAACCTGCGTGAGGTCCCCGATGGTATCTCCACCAACACCAGACAGCTGAACCTTCATGAAAACCAGATCCAAATAATTAAAGTGGACAGTTTCAAACACTTGCGACACTTAGAAGTTTTACAGTTGAGTAGGAACCACATTAGGACGATTGAAATCGGGGCCTTCAATGGCTTGGCCAACTTAAATACGTTAGAACTGTTCGACAATAGGCTGACTACCATTCCGAATGGAGCTTTTGAATATTTGTCAAAACTGAAAGAGCTGTGGCTGAGGAACAACCCCATCGAAAGCATTCCGTCCTATGCTTTTAATCGCATCCCTTCGCTGCGTAGGTTGGATTTGGGGGAAATGAAGAGATTGTCCTATATTTCAGAAGGAGCATTTGAAGGACTTTCGAACCTTAAGTATTTGAACCTTGGGATGTGTAACCTAAGAGAAATCCCCAACCTTACCCCGCTTGTTAAACTAGATGAGTTAGACCTTTCGGGGAATCACCTGGCGGTTCTTAGACCAGGATCATTCCAAGGATTAACTCATTTGCAAAAACTGTGGATTATGCATTCCCAAATTCAGGTGATTGAACGGAATGCCTTCGACGACCTCCAGTCACTGGTGGAACTTAATTTGGCACATAATAATCTAACTTTGCTGCCTCATGACCTGTTCACACCTCTCCATAATTTGCAAAGGATCCAGTTGCATCACAATCCCTGGAATTGCAACTGTGACATCCTTTGGCTTAGCTGGTGGCTGAAAGAAATAGTCACCACCGGCAGTACATGTTGTGCTCGTTGCAGCACTCCCGCCAGTTTAAAAGGGACTCACATTGCAGAGTTGGATCAGAATTATTTTACGTGTTATGCCCCTGTGATTTTGGAGCCACCAACTGATCTGAATGTCACGGAAGGGATGGCTGCTGAACTTAAATGTCGGGCATCGACGTCATTGACTTATGTTAGTTGGATTACTCCTAATGGATCCATTATGACCCACGGGGCTTACAAAGTGCGTATTTCTGTGCTTAACGACGGCACGTTAAACTTTACAAACGTAACAGCGCGGGATACGGGATTGTACACATGCATAGTGAGTAACTCCGCAGGGAACACCACTGCCTCCGCGACACTGAATGTGACTGCGACCGATACCGGTTATTCATACTTTTCCACCGTCACTGTAGAGACTATGGAACCATCTCAGGATGAGGCGAGGACCACGGAACATCACGTGGGCCCCACACCAGTCCTCGACTGGGAAACCACAAATGCAACCATTTCGTTAATGCCTCACAGCACAAGGTCCACAGAGAAACCCTTCACCGTCCCGGTTACAGATGCAAATAGTGGAATGCCAGGGATAGACGAGGTTATGAAGACCACCAAAATTATTATTGGCTGTTTTGTGGCCATCACCCTTATGGCAGCGGTCATGTTGGTTATTTTCTACAAGATGAGGAAGCAGCACCATAGAAAGAACCATCACGCTCCCACACGGACTGTTGAGATTATAAACGTGGACGACGAACTCACGGCCGACACACCGATTGAGAGCCACTTGCCCATGCCCGCAATAGAACACGAGCATTTGAACCACTATAACTCTTATAAATCCCCTTTCAATCACACGACAACAGTGAACACAATAAATTCGATACACAGCTCTGTGCATGAACCTTTACTGATCCGCGCAAACTCTAAAGACAATGTACAGGAGACGCAAATCTGA